DNA sequence from the Sceloporus undulatus isolate JIND9_A2432 ecotype Alabama chromosome 4, SceUnd_v1.1, whole genome shotgun sequence genome:
GTATGTGTATTTTGAGAGTATGGAAAAGCATTCATATTTATATATTCTCATGAAGGAAGAAAGCAGATTATTTTTCAGCAGGGTATTTCATCATTCTTCACTACGAATGTATTTGTGCCCTGTAAGAAATTAGCAAGGTACTGATGTGAAAAACTAAATGTTTGTGTTAGTTTGTGGATAATGTATACGTTAAATAATGTAGAAGGCATAAGAGGCGATAATGTAAAGAAGTACCGTATATGCTGCAGTTCTTATACAGTTTTTGTGCTGGATATACTTTCATCTACTTAATTATTTGTGGAAGAAGTAGTGTAGACACTATAGTAGAGCACATGTACAGAATTTGGGTGAAGACTTTGGGGTTGGAAGAGATACCAATACATCCAATCTTATTTTTGCCAGTGCACAAAGTGTTCAGATatatgttgggacagagagaccTTGTTTTTCCCCTATGGCATCTCCTATAGATTCAAGACCTCTCAGAGTTCATTCCAGTACACCTGTTTTCTCCATCTTCTGGAATATTGAGGGTGCAGAGGACTTCCACCATTGCAACAAGGAGGCCTTTGACAGCAGACTTCTGCTTCAACAGCAAGCCTCCCTCCCTGCAAAGGGGGATTTTATAAAATCCTAAAAGAATGGAAAACCTTCCCAGGGGGCATAGGATTACACCCTTAAATTATAATTGTgacaaaagattttttaaataccTGAAATTCAAGGTTTTCATTAAGAATTGAAACAGTTAAGGAAGAGCTTATTAAATGACAGCTGGAACAATAATCAATCTAAACATAGCATCTAAATAAAGTAAAGGTTTTTAATTTGTCTCTGTAGTGCAGTTGCTTTTTACTAGCATAATATTAATTGAGATAAAATTAAAGTATCATTAATTGAGATAAAAGTTTGAAGTATCAGCACAAAAAGACTAAAGAATTCTGGAAGATTGTATCTTTTCTCATGGGAGAGTATGGCTTTCTGAAATTGTTCTCTGACAAACACATTGTTTGGTGATTTTTGAATATGGAAGATAGAAGTGTTTTTGTATTATTTACATCAGGGACTGCTTACATTCATGGGATGAAGCATGCTACAGGAAGCTTCATAATTATAATGGATGCTGACCTTTCACACCACGTAAGTTTGTCCTGCATGTGTTTCTCAGTTTATTTTActggtttttcttttctacttATGCTTCTCTTTTGCATTGCAGCCCAAATTCATTCCAGAGTTTATCAGGTGAGTAAAATAGCTAATATTTGAAGTCAGATACATGTTGTTACAATTAAACCATGGTAAAGTGAACAAAGTGTGCATTCAAGCATGTACCTGAGACTAATTTCTTATCCATTGATAAGAAGTAGGCTGTCTTATCCCTACCCCAGCCATTTTTATAaacaaatacacttgtccctccacatttgctgtggttaggggcacaggatacctgtgaatgtgggaaaaccgcaaataacaaaaacactatatttttatctgagagaacacctctctacgaatctctaggtccttcagtgcaactctgtggtcaacatcagctggacattgaccacagaattgcactgcaggagctacaaatgcctagtggggtgttctgtctaggaatctctaggtccctcagtgtaacttttggttaaagttgaccatagagttccgctgaaagacctagaaatttctagagaggacatattaataaaatctgtgaataatcagatctgcaaaagtcaaagcaaagTTTTTTGATTTCTGAGTACTTGGAACATCTCTGGCATTCAaccatagaaaataattttattgaatgaaAACTCTGATTCTCTGGTCTTTTATAGTACACTCACTTAGCATGCGTAGTCTGCCTtactgtttttatctttttggCAGTTGAATGTATAGAATACCTCAAATTCAGTAGCCATGGAGAACATTctaaaagcaatggaaaacacaTGACATATTTTTAGCCGAGTTGAAACCTTTAACATATGTTTAAATTTTTTAGCAACtgtcagtacagttggcccttctacATTTGAGGCTTTGATACTTGcgtttttgattatttgtgaggtcAAATAATCCACACTCCTCCTCTCTCCCAGGAGGAAAAAGCCAAGGAATAAGAAGCTAGGAGGGGTATGTGAGCCAACCCCGCTCCCTTTCTCAGTGGGAATAGCTGCCTTCCTGAGGCAGCTACCCCATCAGAAAGGGGCGTGGGGGATTCATCCCCCTCACCCTTTTTCCGGTGGGATAGCTGCCTTTGGAAGGAAGTTGCCCAACTGGAAAAGGGGCAGAGGGGAATCTATCCTCACCCTTTTCCCAGTGGGATAGCTTCATCCCCCAGACAGCTATCCCaatgggaaaaggggaaggaggatcAACCCCCCCCTCATGCCTTTCCTGGTGGGATAGCTGCCTGGGGAAGACAGCTATCCCAACCGGAAAGGGGtagttaaagggacaggagggcaggggaagaagaggCATGTACCCACCCATCCCTTTCACTGGCTTCcttgggggggggtatttatgatttttccacattcagaagGGTCTTGCACCTCTAACCCCTGCGGATGtggggggccaactgtatatttaaatTCCTTGGAACTGCAGCTTTACCTAATTGTAGTAACTTCCGGCCTAGTTTATGAAAAGAATTAGATTTTTGTTAATTTCAAAAGGTGTTTCTGTGTTAGTCCGTTGTAGAAAAACCAACAGTGAATattatggcaccttaaagactaaggCTGGCATATGGTCAGGTGAATTGTGAAACTGTGCAATATCCATATTCTCAAGGAGGGGAGCAGAGTCATAGCTCTGTGGCAGAGACCTTTGTGCAAGTGGAGACAACAGTATGTCTATTGTGCTGTTGTGGAATGGACACCATAGCATTGTGGGTCCTATCACATAGTGCAGTGGGCATCATAGTGTAGTAGGTCCTGTTGCACAGTGGGACACCAAGTGATGACATTGTAAAGTTATATGTTGTGccctctgatgcaggatctcagcctaaaTACATTATAGCATGAGCTGTTATGAATTCTAATGGTGTTTTCCTCTTGTGCAATATTTATTCCTATAGAACACAGAAAGAAGGTAATTTTGACATTGTGTCTGGAACTCGATATAAAGGAAATGGAGGTGTACATGGATGGGATTTGAAACGAAAACTAATCAGGTCAGTAGCCATGTCTGTGTACCTGTCCTACCAGATGTCAACTTGCTTTTCAGAGTTGGCAGCTCTCAGACTGGAGAATCTTCAGCATCAAAACTATGTATGATGAATGTGATGAAATCTCAATAAAACAGCTCCTGTTGGGAGTTACAGGATGCAAACTGTGAACTAGGAAGTCATTTCATTTTAGCTTTCTGTCTGCAATCTGAAAGGTagagttgcccctccttttttgcagacTTGAGATCTGTGTTCTTGCTTATTCAAAGAGGGGCATGCCCCCGTGGCACGCACCCTGCACGTGCTTgcaggcacgcaccccattcaaggcTATGGGGCCTGAATATGTGCGAGTCTCCATTTTCGCAGTGGGGTCCAGAACAGaccccccacgaaaatggaggactgactgtagttGTTTTTGTAAACCACTGTTAGGTGGTATGTAAATAAACCATAAAGAAATACAAAGAATATAGAAAACAAATCTTAGTTCATACAGATTGATTTCCTGAGTTGACTTGTATTAGTAAATtcttcttaatttctttttttcttttgtccttttttctTCATTTGAGAAATCACATCTTTCTGTTATTGTAACCATTTCTCTTATAGTGAAATCTTACCTTTAAAACACAATGCCATCTTTTTTCAACTTCAGATTTTGAACGTTTAGTaaaattctttctcttttttggcaGTCGAGGTGCAAACTTCCTAACTCAAGTTCTACTGCGGCCAGGTGCATCTGACTTAACAGGAAGCTTCAGGTATATTAGTTTTGAAGTATCAAGTAATTAACATGTATGAGTGAGAACGAATCAAGTTAATGGTTAGTTTTACACTGATACAAGAAAGACAGAGTGGAGCTGTAGTACCTATAGGTGAAATTTGGTATTAAAcatgatatttgaaatttgatgtTAAATATTCTGTATAGAGATGATTATcaaatggtatgtgtgtgtaacTGAAATGTTGTGAGAGGTTTTGATTTCATGTATACTGATTTGCAGATTATATAGAAAAGAGGTCTTACAAAAACTGATGGAGAAGTGTGTTTCAAAAGGATACGtttttcaaatggaaatgatTGTCCGAGCAAGACAACTTGGCTACTCTATTGGAGAGGTATGgtgaaaataacaaaatacaagcAGAATAGTTTCATTTCATTCTTCATGTTACATGTTTACCTAATCACCATTAGAGACATAATTAGCTGACAGGTGAAAATGCTCAAAAAGCATTAGTTCTTATGAAGGCCACTACTGTTAGTAGCTGTACATTGAAATCTCTATTGCTAGAGACCTATAGAACAGACTGAGAAATAATAGCTCTGATACTGCTACAGAAATTGTTGGACAAGGAGCCTAGCTTTCAATGACCTAAAGATGTGGGCAGATAATGGTCACTAAAGAAAAGGGATCATTTAATCTTCTtacttgatgtggtcttctggGTGTAGGTGAGGCAGCTACCCGCATGAGTTCTATAGATTCACATAAGTGGATGAATTGAATTGGACTGGTATAATAAGTTCTACTGGCTTTTCTGAAGCCACAAACACTAAATCAAAGGAATTACACAGGCTGTGATTTCTCTTCAGCAGTTCTCGCTAACCTTCCAGTAAGAAGATATGAGGGAAtactgtagtacctttgagactaactgagaaaaacacatttcttttttaaatttgttttacatCATATATACATCATATTAACATCACATTATCTTTGACATTACTTCAGgtccacattgtttaattgtctaATCAGTATCATCCATCATAACTCATGTCATTCAATAAAATCTAAATTCAGTTCCTTTACTTGCcagtttggaatatttacattttaaactgtCTCTCTGACCATAGTTTCTTTCTTGTCAATCTGCCTAATTACTGAATTGTATCAGCAATAAATAGTCTTATCTTTTAACTTTCCcaaactttatttttaatcttgAAAATGTGATATTAATAACTTGCCCCATTTATCTTCCTATAATGATCTTAATGGGATTCCACTTTTACTTGTAATTTTTCAATGATTTATTATCTAAAGTTAATGTCAGTTTATGCATTTCTGCCATTTCAAATCATTTTAGTACCCAATCATTCTCCGAGAGTATTTCCATACTCTTTCACATTCTGGCATATGTTATCCTTGCTGCTGATATCATATAGATTAGAACATGATTCTCCAGAACTTCTTTTCCAACGTATCACCTAAAGGGTGCAGCATATTCAACAGGTATATCTCAGGCTCCATaggatttgttgttattgttaaccacccttgcattgatctcgacccatggccactctgtggatgagatgtcCCCAAAACTAcctatcctccactattcttctagGTTCTTGCAGAATCATACCTacgacctccttaattgagtccatccatctagtatgtggtcttcctctctacttccctccaactttcctaacattatcgtcttttttaatgagtcatgttaTCTCGTGATATggcaaaagtacaacagcctcagtttagtcatctttgcctccagggaaatttcaggcttgatctattctaggatccatttatttgttctttttgctctccacagtatcctcagcactcttctccagcaccacatctcaaatgaatttaatctctttttgtccattttcttaatcaggggtaggcaacctttttgagccgggggctgggttgctgtccctcagacaactggggggagccaaaaaataaataattaaataattttaataaataaataaataaaccgggacaaatgtaggacaacattttcaaatggtggacactttttttttttgcgttAAACATTTAAGTTTATTTGTCCTTTACAAACTTAAGACAAATATTGTTGTTAATCCAGATGCAAGTACATTAACTTCACACACAGAAAAGGTTGTCGCTTTCGAAAGCTTTGAGTTCTGACAAGTTACCTACCACTAGCCAATTTTCTTACTGGAATGTTGTGACCTTTTTATCTTTGTAGCAAATGAAAGTCATTTTAATAACTGTAGTACTGTTCCAGTTAATTGATGTGATTGGTCTATTCACATGGATTCTGGATCACAATGAGAAGGTACTCCTTATCTGGGGCAACCATGATTTCATGTTTCTTGGATCTAATTCTCAGAAAGGTCAGGTCATTCTGGGAATCGATGTCTCTCACTGTACTCTTTGCTTTCATTGTGAGCTGATGAAGGAGGCCTGCATATTGCACTGTAGTGGTGTTGTCTAGAGTTGTTCTGATCGGGATGCCTTCCGCATTGACAACAATAGTTCCAATCACTCCTTTATGTGACTGAATCCACTTTAGCGTTTCCTCCACCTCTGCCATCGTTGTAATCGAGAGAAGGCTTCAACCGCCGCATCACTTGACTAGGCCTCGGTTGCTAtcaaaatggtggacactttttttttataaaaaaaagtggacacacaaaaaaatttgctgattttttaaaaaatgttaatatacatgcatgtttctgaggtgtctatagacaattgccctccttgcccctgcgcgtgagaggccaaaggccctggcggcaatcggtggcaggaccgggctggggccagtcccaaggccccgctgggccgcatccggcccgcgggccgcaggttgcctacccctgtacttaattgtccagctttcatagccatacatgataatggggaatacaattgcttgtttgattctaactttcatgcttagttgtatatctttgctctttaggggtttttctagttctttcacagctgtcttcccattcttagtcttcttctgatttcttgatctgcagtccccattctggtcaatgtttgtccaaggtataggaaatcttttactatttctatgtcctcattgtctaggttgaacttgtgaagatcctccgtggtcattattttggtttgctttatgttcaacagtaagcctgcctttgcattttctttgaccttcctcagaAGTTGTTCTAGATCCGTGATGGCGAAGGTGTTGCACGCGTGCCATGGGTGGCACACGgtgccatttcgccaggcacggggtGAGGGAGAAGGTGAAACGGGCACGTGcccgttcc
Encoded proteins:
- the DPM1 gene encoding dolichol-phosphate mannosyltransferase subunit 1; amino-acid sequence: MTEASRAKYSVLLPTYNERENLPLIVWLLVKSFQESGNEFEIIIIDDGSPDGTQEVAEQLIKIYGSDKIILRPREKKLGLGTAYIHGMKHATGSFIIIMDADLSHHPKFIPEFIRTQKEGNFDIVSGTRYKGNGGVHGWDLKRKLISRGANFLTQVLLRPGASDLTGSFRLYRKEVLQKLMEKCVSKGYVFQMEMIVRARQLGYSIGEVPISFVDRVYGESKLGGNEIVSFLKGLLTLFATT
- the LOC121928383 gene encoding dynein light chain roadblock-type 2-like, with amino-acid sequence MAEVEETLKWIQSHKGVIGTIVVNAEGIPIRTTLDNTTTVQYAGLLHQLTMKAKSTVRDIDSQNDLTFLRIRSKKHEIMVAPDKEYLLIVIQNPCE